A section of the Triticum dicoccoides isolate Atlit2015 ecotype Zavitan chromosome 7A, WEW_v2.0, whole genome shotgun sequence genome encodes:
- the LOC119334613 gene encoding BTB/POZ domain-containing protein At1g03010-like isoform X2 — protein sequence MGVATVTEMKQSVSVSGKKMFRASLNNRHANEWPPTDVSSDLAVEVGTSSFALHKFPLVSRSGKIRRLVAEAKDAKLARLALHATPGGAPAFELAAKFCYGVHVDITVANVAMLRCAARYLQMTDDFSDKNLELRAEAFLRDAVLPSIASSVAVLRTCEALLPAAEDANLVARLIAAIASNVCKEQLASGLLSRLDQSAQLKPAAGIVELDSPGDWWGKSVAGLGLDLFQRLLSAVKSKGLRQETVTRILINYAQNSLYGLMACRDTQAADKCGGVTDTDAVKKQRAVVETIVGLLPAQSKKSPVPMAFLSGLLKTAMALSASSICKTDLEKRIGMQLDQAILEDILIATGSGEASTAAAAQHHTLYDTDVVARIFSVFLNLDEDTEEDGGGCGGFDYDSPRSPKQSSIVKASKLLDSYLAEIALDSNLVPAKFISLAEILPDHARLVTDGIYRAVDIFLKVHPNIKEAERYRMCKAIDCQRLTPDACSHAAQNERLPVQMAVQVLYFEQIRLRSAIQSGGGGGAGGGVFGHDGALFFGGAASASTVQGGGSNMRSGSGVGSGAMSPRDNYASVRRENRELKLEVSRMRMRLTDLEKDHVSMKRELVRVNPANRLLRSFARSFGRLNTLFRMRPAAEPGLQQLGAKATADAKVLFQRRRRHSIS from the exons ATGGGCGTGGCGACGGTGACGGAGATGAAGCAGAGCGTGAGCGTCTCCGGGAAGAAGATGTTCCGGGCGAGCCTCAACAATCGGCACGCCAATGAATG GCCTCCCACCGACGTCTCCAGCGACCTCGCCGTCGAAGTCGGCACGTCCAGCTTCGCCCTCCACAAG TTCCCGCTGGTGTCCCGGAGCGGCAAGATCCGGCGGCTCGTGGCGGAGGCCAAGGACGCCAAGCTCGCGCGCCTCGCCCTCCACGCCACGCCCGGGGGCGCCCCGGCGTTCGAGCTCGCCGCCAAGTTCTGCTACGGCGTCCACGTCGACATCACGGTCGCCAACGTCGCCATGCTCCGCTGCGCCGCGCGCTACCTGCAGATGACCGACGACTTCTCCGACAAGAACCTCGAGCTCCGCGCCGAGGCGTTCCTCCGCGACGCCGTCCTCCCCAGCATCGCCAGCTCCGTCGCCGTGCTGCGCACCTGCGAGGCGCTGCTCCCGGCCGCCGAGGACGCCAACCTCGTCGCCCGcctcatcgccgccatcgccagcaACGTCTGCAAGGAGCAGCTCGCGTCCGGGCTGCTCTCCAGGTTGGACCAGAGCGCGCAGCTCAAGCCGGCGGCGGGGATCGTCGAGCTTGACTCGCCGGGGGACTGGTGGGGCAAGTCGGTCGCCGGCCTCGGACTGGACCTCTTCCAGCGACTGCTCTCCGCGGTCAAGTCCAAGGGCCTCAGGCAGGAGACGGTTACCCGGATCCTCATCAACTACGCCCAGAACTCGCTCTACGGGCTCATGGCCTGCAGGGACACGCAGGCCGCCGACAAATGCGGCGGCGTCACGGATACGGACGCCGTCAAGAAACAGCGCGCCGTCGTCGAGACCATCGTGGGCTTGCTGCCGGCGCAGTCCAAGAAGAGCCCCGTGCCAATGGCCTTCCTCTCGGGGCTCCTCAAGACGGCAATGGCGCTGTCCGCTTCCAGCATATGCAAGACCGACCTCGAGAAGCGGATCGGCATGCAGCTCGACCAGGCTATCCTGGAGGACATCCTGATCGCCACCGGGTCCGGCGAGGCGTCGACGGCGGCCGCCGCGCAGCACCACACGCTGTACGACACAGACgtggtggcgaggatcttctcggtGTTCCTCAACCTTGATGAGGACAccgaggaggacggcggcgggtgCGGCGGCTTCGACTACGACAGCCCGCGGTCCCCGAAGCAGAGCTCTATAGTCAAGGCTTCGAAGCTGCTGGACAGCTACCTGGCCGAGATCGCGCTGGATTCGAACCTCGTCCCCGCCAAGTTCATCTCCCTCGCCGAGATCCTCCCTGACCACGCCCGCCTCGTCACCGACGGCATCTACCGCGCCGTCGACATCTTCCTCAAG GTGCACCCGAACATCAAGGAGGCGGAGAGGTACCGGATGTGCAAGGCGATCGACTGCCAGCGGCTTACGCCGGACGCGTGCAGCCACGCGGCCCAAAACGAGCGGCTGCCGGTGCAGATGGCGGTGCAGGTGCTCTACTTCGAGCAGATCCGCCTGCGGAGCGCGATCCAgtccggcggaggaggcggcgccggcggcggcgtctTCGGCCATGACGGGGCTCTCTTCTTCGGCGGCGCGGCGTCCGCGTCGACGGTCCAGGGCGGCGGCAGCAACATGCGGTCCGGGAGCGGGGTGGGGAGCGGCGCGATGTCGCCGCGGGACAACTACGCGTCGGTGCGGCGGGAGAACCGGGAGCTGAAGCTGGAGGTGtcgcggatgcggatgcggctgacggacctggagaaggaccACGTGAGCATGAAGCGGGAGCTGGTGCGCGTCAACCCGGCCAACCGCCTGCTGCGGAGCTTCGCGCGCAGCTTCGGCAGGCTCAACACGCTCTTCCGGATGCGCCCGGCTGCCGAGCCTGGGTTGCAGCAGCTCGGCGCCAAGGCTACCGCCGACGCCAAGGTGCtcttccagcgccgccgccgccattccaTCTCGTAA
- the LOC119328852 gene encoding uncharacterized protein LOC119328852 — protein sequence MLSLPLPPHAEAPNPKLPTTSACLLRPRGRLLLGSRSSRAATKNLSAASPDASSLRLASVAVPSPRASVRRPDGGGLLVLSVDASAVAISASFIFFSAVPSMLVGWSIR from the exons ATGTTGTCCCTTCCTCTTCCTCCCCATGCCGAAGCCCCCAACCCCAAGCTCCCGACCACCTCCGCCTGCCTCCTCCGCCCGCGCGGCCGTCTCCTGCTCGGGTCCAGGTCCAGCAGAGCCGCCACGAAGAATCTCTCGGCTGCCTCCCCGGATGCTTCGAGCCTGCGCCTCGCCTCCGTGGCCGTGCCCTCCCCGCGCGCCTCTGTCCGACGCCCAGACGGCGGTGgcctcctcgtcctctccgtcgatGCTTCCGCG GTTGCAATATCTGCGAGCTTCATATTCTTTTCGGCGGTTCCCTCCATGTTGGTAGGTTGGTCCATTCGGTAG
- the LOC119334613 gene encoding BTB/POZ domain-containing protein At1g03010-like isoform X1, translated as MGVATVTEMKQSVSVSGKKMFRASLNNRHANEWPPTDVSSDLAVEVGTSSFALHKLLAQFPLVSRSGKIRRLVAEAKDAKLARLALHATPGGAPAFELAAKFCYGVHVDITVANVAMLRCAARYLQMTDDFSDKNLELRAEAFLRDAVLPSIASSVAVLRTCEALLPAAEDANLVARLIAAIASNVCKEQLASGLLSRLDQSAQLKPAAGIVELDSPGDWWGKSVAGLGLDLFQRLLSAVKSKGLRQETVTRILINYAQNSLYGLMACRDTQAADKCGGVTDTDAVKKQRAVVETIVGLLPAQSKKSPVPMAFLSGLLKTAMALSASSICKTDLEKRIGMQLDQAILEDILIATGSGEASTAAAAQHHTLYDTDVVARIFSVFLNLDEDTEEDGGGCGGFDYDSPRSPKQSSIVKASKLLDSYLAEIALDSNLVPAKFISLAEILPDHARLVTDGIYRAVDIFLKVHPNIKEAERYRMCKAIDCQRLTPDACSHAAQNERLPVQMAVQVLYFEQIRLRSAIQSGGGGGAGGGVFGHDGALFFGGAASASTVQGGGSNMRSGSGVGSGAMSPRDNYASVRRENRELKLEVSRMRMRLTDLEKDHVSMKRELVRVNPANRLLRSFARSFGRLNTLFRMRPAAEPGLQQLGAKATADAKVLFQRRRRHSIS; from the exons ATGGGCGTGGCGACGGTGACGGAGATGAAGCAGAGCGTGAGCGTCTCCGGGAAGAAGATGTTCCGGGCGAGCCTCAACAATCGGCACGCCAATGAATG GCCTCCCACCGACGTCTCCAGCGACCTCGCCGTCGAAGTCGGCACGTCCAGCTTCGCCCTCCACAAG CTGCTCGCGCAGTTCCCGCTGGTGTCCCGGAGCGGCAAGATCCGGCGGCTCGTGGCGGAGGCCAAGGACGCCAAGCTCGCGCGCCTCGCCCTCCACGCCACGCCCGGGGGCGCCCCGGCGTTCGAGCTCGCCGCCAAGTTCTGCTACGGCGTCCACGTCGACATCACGGTCGCCAACGTCGCCATGCTCCGCTGCGCCGCGCGCTACCTGCAGATGACCGACGACTTCTCCGACAAGAACCTCGAGCTCCGCGCCGAGGCGTTCCTCCGCGACGCCGTCCTCCCCAGCATCGCCAGCTCCGTCGCCGTGCTGCGCACCTGCGAGGCGCTGCTCCCGGCCGCCGAGGACGCCAACCTCGTCGCCCGcctcatcgccgccatcgccagcaACGTCTGCAAGGAGCAGCTCGCGTCCGGGCTGCTCTCCAGGTTGGACCAGAGCGCGCAGCTCAAGCCGGCGGCGGGGATCGTCGAGCTTGACTCGCCGGGGGACTGGTGGGGCAAGTCGGTCGCCGGCCTCGGACTGGACCTCTTCCAGCGACTGCTCTCCGCGGTCAAGTCCAAGGGCCTCAGGCAGGAGACGGTTACCCGGATCCTCATCAACTACGCCCAGAACTCGCTCTACGGGCTCATGGCCTGCAGGGACACGCAGGCCGCCGACAAATGCGGCGGCGTCACGGATACGGACGCCGTCAAGAAACAGCGCGCCGTCGTCGAGACCATCGTGGGCTTGCTGCCGGCGCAGTCCAAGAAGAGCCCCGTGCCAATGGCCTTCCTCTCGGGGCTCCTCAAGACGGCAATGGCGCTGTCCGCTTCCAGCATATGCAAGACCGACCTCGAGAAGCGGATCGGCATGCAGCTCGACCAGGCTATCCTGGAGGACATCCTGATCGCCACCGGGTCCGGCGAGGCGTCGACGGCGGCCGCCGCGCAGCACCACACGCTGTACGACACAGACgtggtggcgaggatcttctcggtGTTCCTCAACCTTGATGAGGACAccgaggaggacggcggcgggtgCGGCGGCTTCGACTACGACAGCCCGCGGTCCCCGAAGCAGAGCTCTATAGTCAAGGCTTCGAAGCTGCTGGACAGCTACCTGGCCGAGATCGCGCTGGATTCGAACCTCGTCCCCGCCAAGTTCATCTCCCTCGCCGAGATCCTCCCTGACCACGCCCGCCTCGTCACCGACGGCATCTACCGCGCCGTCGACATCTTCCTCAAG GTGCACCCGAACATCAAGGAGGCGGAGAGGTACCGGATGTGCAAGGCGATCGACTGCCAGCGGCTTACGCCGGACGCGTGCAGCCACGCGGCCCAAAACGAGCGGCTGCCGGTGCAGATGGCGGTGCAGGTGCTCTACTTCGAGCAGATCCGCCTGCGGAGCGCGATCCAgtccggcggaggaggcggcgccggcggcggcgtctTCGGCCATGACGGGGCTCTCTTCTTCGGCGGCGCGGCGTCCGCGTCGACGGTCCAGGGCGGCGGCAGCAACATGCGGTCCGGGAGCGGGGTGGGGAGCGGCGCGATGTCGCCGCGGGACAACTACGCGTCGGTGCGGCGGGAGAACCGGGAGCTGAAGCTGGAGGTGtcgcggatgcggatgcggctgacggacctggagaaggaccACGTGAGCATGAAGCGGGAGCTGGTGCGCGTCAACCCGGCCAACCGCCTGCTGCGGAGCTTCGCGCGCAGCTTCGGCAGGCTCAACACGCTCTTCCGGATGCGCCCGGCTGCCGAGCCTGGGTTGCAGCAGCTCGGCGCCAAGGCTACCGCCGACGCCAAGGTGCtcttccagcgccgccgccgccattccaTCTCGTAA